Proteins co-encoded in one Macrobrachium nipponense isolate FS-2020 chromosome 24, ASM1510439v2, whole genome shotgun sequence genomic window:
- the LOC135204788 gene encoding spidroin-1-like, giving the protein MWTKVVLVALALGIASSDSRVRRQAPGYSYQQPVGGEAVLGAGVSAGAGDGSAASAGGQGALGGAGGSAALGGAGGSTALGGAGGSAALGGAGGSAALGGAGGSAALGGAGGSAALGGAGGSAALGAGGSAVLGAGGSAALGAGGGPATPWPPLMPYQFAFEVKDTASNNYQNRVEFVENGVLQGSYSLLGPDGVVRTSIYSDDGNSGFKVTLHEIPTDIVVGSGASASSAASASSASSSSAASSASAGSGGSFGGSGSAAAGASSSFGGSSSASSSSAAAGGGAGAAGAASSGASGFGGGSSSSAASAGGSGGFSAGGSGAASASAGGSGVGGFSAGGPGAASASSTAGGSGGFPAGGSGAASASAGGSGLGGFSAGGPGAAASAGGSGLGGFSSGGSGAASASSGAGGFGGFPAGGSGAASASAGGSGFGGFPAGGSGAASASTGGSGFGGFPAGGSGAASASAGGGGLGGFSSGGSGAASASAGGSGFGGFPAGGSGAASASTGGSGFGGFPAVGSGAASASTGGSGFGGFPAVGSGAASASTGGSGFGGFPAGGSGAASASAGGSGLGGFSAGGSGAASASSGAGGFGGFPARGPGTASASAATGGVGGFSAGGSGAASSSASTGGVGGFSAGGSGAASASAGGSGLGGFSVGGVGSSSASAGTGGFGGSGAASAAAGGLSHGFGNVPIFVIQSNALGSGGGSGGVVSSVGGGQPSFAALVGGPGVGTSSVSAGSSGGGSVVTVGGSSAPSFAALVGGPGSGSAGASAGASAGASAGASAGASAGSRGPGSGQVPVIIVDQNILGGAGGGSGAASSAASGSSSASAASSSSAGAGFGRGVGSGFSAGSASGASSAAASSSSAGGVGSAIIKRGPVVAAQIGAPVNIVSSGSGASAASASSGGRGSTFVSTIGAPVGGAGSSSAASASSSGASSGVVVGPVASPLVSTQKVGKPVLAQTGGAFSAGSSAASAASAAAAASAASSAARVSTPKVVSVPVSAPVASPLTSSASSAASSSASSSSSAAAGSGGSGRLSVGTAPASASSAASSSAAASSLGAGVSGSSVGGNIQGVPVILLNQHGGAGNLADFASVGGARFFGGGHPTGLATASVPLVTSGVHVVPNPGAAVAFGSHTPVVHASAPLVHASAPLVHSAPTGLVVGTHGSHASFPGSGGLVVGTHGSQAGFPGSAGLVVGTHGGQAGFPGSAGLVVGTHGSQAGFPGQSLFVSSPVAFGHVHGNHLTNAGAIQG; this is encoded by the exons ATGTGGACGAAG GTGGTGTTGGTGGCGCTGGCGTTGGGCATTGCCAGCAGCGACTCGAGAGTGCGTCGTCAAGCCCCAGGATACTCCTACCAACAGCCTGTTGGTGGCGAGGCAGTCCTCGGGGCAGGTGTAAGCGCAGGTGCTGGGGATGGATCAGCCGCATCAGCTGGTGGACAAGGTGCCCTAGGAGGAGCTGGTGGATCCGCGGCTCTAGGAGGAGCCGGTGGATCCACGGCTCTAGGAGGAGCTGGTGGATCAGCAGCTCTAGGAGGAGCTGGTGGATCAGCAGCTCTAGGAGGAGCTGGTGGATCAGCAGCTCTAGGAGGAGCTGGTGGATCAGCAGCTCTAGGAGGAGCCGGCGGATCAGCAGCTCTAGGAGCTGGTGGATCAGCGGTTCTAGGAGCTGGTGGATCCGCAGCACTGGGAGCTGGTGGAGGGCCAGCCACACCTTGGCCA CCTCTCATGCCATACCAGTTTGCTTTCGAAGTTAAGGACACTGCATCGAATAACTACCAAAATCGAGTCGAATTTGTGGAAAATGGAGTCTTGCAGGGAAGCTACAGCCTTCTGGGACCTGATGGCGTCGTGAGAACTTCCATTTATTCAGATGATGGAAACTCTGGCTTTAAG GTTACTCTACACGAGATTCCAACAGACATTGTTGTAGGATCAGGCGCTTCAGCTAGCTCTGCAGCATCTGCCTCATCGGCATCAAGCTCATCAGCAGCATCCAGTGCCTCTGCAGGATCAGGTGGATCATTTGGTGGGTCAGGATCAGCAGCAGCTGGTGCTTCATCTTCATTTGGTGGATCATCTTCGGCTTCAAGCTCTTCAGCAGCAGCTGGTGGTGGTGCTGGTGCTGCAGGTGCTGCATCTTCTGGTGCAAGTGGATTTGGTGGGGGAAGTTCAAGCTCAGCAGCTTCTGCTGGTGGATCAGGAGGATTCTCTGCTGGAGGGTCAGGAGCTGCATCTGCCTCTGCTGGTGGAAGCGGCGTAGGAGGGTTCTCTGCTGGAGGACCTGGGGCGGCTTCTGCCTCAAGCACAGCTGGTGGATCAGGAGGATTCCCTGCAGGAGGGTCAGGAGCTGCATCTGCCTCTGCTGGTGGAAGTGGATTAGGAGGATTCTCTGCTGGAGGGCCAGGAGCTGCAGCTTCTGCTGGTGGAAGTGGACTTGGAGGCTTCTCGTCTGGAGGATCAGGTGCTGCTTCTGCCTCAAGTGGGGCTGGTGGATTTGGAGGCTTCCCTGCAGGAGGATCAGGAGCTGCATCTGCCTCTGCTGGTGGAAGTGGATTTGGAGGCTTCCCTGCAGGAGGGTCAGGAGCTGCATCTGCCTCTACTGGTGGAAGTGGATTTGGAGGCTTCCCTGCAGGAGGATCAGGAGCTGCATCAGCCTCTGCTGGTGGAGGTGGACTTGGAGGCTTCTCATCTGGAGGGTCAGGAGCTGCATCTGCCTCTGCTGGTGGTA GTGGATTTGGAGGCTTCCCTGCAGGAGGGTCAGGAGCTGCATCTGCCTCTACTGGTGGAAGTGGATTTGGAGGCTTCCCTGCAGTAGGGTCAGGAGCTGCATCTGCCTCTACTGGTGGAAGTGGATTTGGAGGCTTCCCTGCAGTAGGGTCAGGAGCTGCATCTGCCTCTACTGGTGGAAGTGGATTTGGAG GCTTCCCTGCAGGAGGGTCAGGAGCTGCATCTGCCTCTGCTGGTGGAAGTGGACTTGGAGGATTCTCTGCTGGAGGATCAGGTGCTGCTTCTGCCTCAAGCGGGGCTGGTGGATTTGGAGGTTTCCCTGCCAGAGGACCTGGAACTGCTTCTGCCTCAGCTGCTACAGGTGGAGTAGGAGGATTCTCTGCTGGAGGGTCAGGAGCTGCTTCTTCCTCAGCTAGTACAGGTGGAGTAGGAGGATTCTCTGCTGGAGGGTCAGGTGCTgcatcagcctcggctggtgGTAGTGGATTGGGAGGATTCTCCGTGGGAGGCGTAGGTTCTTCTTCAGCCTCAGCTGGTACAGGTGGATTTGGAGGATCAGGGGCTGCTTCTGCAGCTGCAGGAGGTCTATCACATGGATTTGGAAATGTACCTATATTTGTTATACAATCTAATGCCCTTGGCAGTGGTGGAGGAAGCGGCGGGGTTGTATCAAGCGTAGGAGGAGGCCAGCCAAGCTTTGCTGCCCTTGTTGGAGGCCCAGGTGTAGGAACCTCAAGTGTTTCTGCAGGATCATCAGGCGGAGGATCTGTTGTCACTGTTGGTGGAAGCAGTGCTCCTAGTTTTGCAGCCCTTGTAGGAGGTCCTGGCAGTGGATCAGCTGGTGCCTCTGCTGGTGCTTCAGCTGGTGCCTCTGCTGGTGCCTCTGCTGGCGCTTCAGCTGGATCTCGAGGCcctggtagtggacaggttccaGTTATTATTGTTGATCAAAACATTCTTGGTGGAGCAGGAGGTGGCTCAGGGGCAGCTAGTTCTGCTGCCTCAGGTAGCTCTTCTGCTAGTGCAGCCAGCAGCAGTTCAGCTGGAGCAGGATTTGGGCGTGGGGTAGGctcagggttttctgcaggttcTGCATCTGGAGCATCTAGTGCCGCAGCATCATCTTCATCTGCTGGTGGTGTAGGATCTGCAATCATAAAGAGAGGCCCTGTTGTAGCTGCTCAGATTGGTGCGCCTGTTAACATAGTGTCTTCTGGTTCAGGAGCCAGTGCAGCCTCAGCATCAtcaggaggcagaggaagtactTTTGTATCTACAATTGGGGCTCCAGTTGGTGGTGCAGGTTCCTCATCTGCAGCATCAGCAAGTTCATCTGGTGCCTCTTCAGGAGTGGTTGTTGGACCTGTTGCATCCCCCTTAGTCTCTACACAGAAAGTTGGTAAACCAGTACTAGCCCAAACAGGTGGGGCCTTCAGTGCAGGGTCCTCTGCAGCATCTGCAGCATCTGCAGCAGCTGCAGCAAGTGCTGCATCATCTGCTGCCAGGGTATCTACCCCGAAAGTGGTTAGTGTACCAGTCTCAGCTCCTGTTGCCTCACCATTAACATCAAGTGCCTCTTCAGCAGCATCCTCATCTGCCAGTTCATCATCTAGTGCTGCAGCTGGAAGTGGAGGAAGTGGACGGCTATCAGTTGGCACTGCTCCAGCATCTGCATCATCAGCAGCTTCATCATCAGCTGCTGCATCATCTCTTGGTGCAGGTGTCTCCGGCTCTTCAGTAGGTGGCAATATTCAGGGAGTACCTGTGATTCTTCTGAACCAACACGGTGGAGCTGGAAACCTAGCTGACTTTGCATCAGTTGGTGGAGCCAGATTCTTTGGCGGAGGACATCCAACCGGCTTAGCAACTGCCTCTGTACCTCTTGTTACAAGTGGTGTACATGTAGTACCTAACCCTGGTGCAGCTGTAGCTTTTGGAAGCCATACTCCGGTAGTTCATGCAAGCGCACCTTTGGTACATGCATCTGCCCCACTTGTACACAGTGCCCCTACAGGCTTAGTAGTGGGAACCCATGGTAGCCACGCCAGTTTTCCTGGTTCTGGAGGTTTAGTAGTGGGAACCCATGGTAGTCAAGCCGGTTTTCCAGGTTCTGCAGGTTTAGTAGTGGGAACCCATGGTGGTCAAGCTGGTTTTCCTGGTTCTGCAGGTTTAGTAGTGGGAACCCATGGTAGTCAAGCAGGTTTTCCTGGTCAAAGCCTCTTCGTAAGTAGTCCTGTAGCATTTGGTCATGTTCACGGCAATCATCTCACAAATGCTGGAGCCATCCAGGGTTGA